In the genome of bacterium, one region contains:
- a CDS encoding NAD-dependent deacylase: protein MVSELDMADLERAAEWIASGGLVISTGAGVSRESGIPTFREAGEGFWQKYSPEQLATVEGFLSDPALVWNWYAWRRRMVRQCEPNPGHYALAELERVLPSTVTVTQNVDGLHQRAGSAHVLELHGSIERVRCFDFCSMYENWQDESETVAEPPRCAKCEAYLRPDIVWFGEQLPERELDEAFRAAERCRVMLVVGTSGLVQPAASLPWVARRCGARVVEVNPQPSEISQSA from the coding sequence ATGGTCTCCGAGCTTGACATGGCGGACCTGGAGCGGGCGGCGGAATGGATCGCCTCGGGTGGCCTTGTGATCTCCACTGGGGCCGGGGTGAGCCGCGAAAGCGGAATCCCCACTTTCCGCGAGGCGGGTGAGGGGTTCTGGCAGAAATACAGCCCGGAGCAACTGGCCACGGTGGAGGGGTTCCTGTCCGACCCGGCCCTGGTCTGGAACTGGTACGCCTGGCGCCGCCGGATGGTCCGTCAGTGCGAGCCCAACCCCGGCCATTACGCCCTGGCCGAGCTGGAGCGGGTTCTGCCCAGCACGGTCACGGTGACCCAGAACGTGGACGGCCTTCACCAGCGCGCCGGGAGCGCGCACGTGCTGGAGCTGCACGGGAGCATCGAGCGGGTGCGCTGTTTCGATTTCTGCAGCATGTACGAGAACTGGCAGGACGAGTCGGAGACTGTCGCGGAGCCGCCGCGCTGCGCGAAGTGCGAGGCCTACCTGCGGCCCGATATAGTCTGGTTCGGCGAGCAGTTGCCCGAGCGGGAACTGGACGAGGCGTTCCGGGCCGCGGAGCGTTGCCGGGTGATGCTGGTGGTAGGGACCTCGGGCCTGGTGCAGCCGGCGGCCTCGCTGCCGTGGGTGGCGCGGCGCTGCGGTGCGCGGGTGGTGGAGGTCAACCCGCAGCCCAGCGAGATCAGCCAGAGCGC
- a CDS encoding site-2 protease family protein, with protein MDYFGYYDPAQQELEGYLNGLYSRYRVLDYQNEQVIRGVLKPRFAGMQEQITRALSSFTGRYSFERVGEETWLTLSSSGVRSRYNWAVHLGLFVATVASTLLAGALREGADLLARPADILLGLPFSGSIMLILLVHELGHYFTARRHGMDVSLPYFIPMPPPFIFGTMGALIKMRSPMFTRRMLLDVGSAGPLAGFIVSLPVVVLGLMHSSWGAQGNGFFEPGHSLLFAGLAHLILGPQPTGTVLQMSSVAFAGWIGFFVTAMNLIPVGQLDGGHIGYALFGRLHKRIAIAFFLGMLALSFFWTGWLFWSVLIFFLIRVQHPPVLDEEVPLDRGRRLIGLTCILILALTFMPSPILD; from the coding sequence GTGGACTATTTCGGCTATTACGACCCGGCGCAGCAGGAGCTGGAGGGTTATCTGAACGGGCTTTACAGCCGTTACCGCGTGCTGGACTACCAGAACGAGCAGGTGATCCGCGGGGTGCTGAAGCCCCGGTTCGCCGGGATGCAGGAGCAGATCACGCGGGCGCTCAGCTCTTTCACCGGGCGCTACAGTTTCGAGCGGGTGGGCGAGGAGACCTGGCTGACCCTGAGCAGCAGCGGAGTGCGCAGCCGCTACAACTGGGCGGTGCACCTGGGGCTGTTCGTGGCCACGGTGGCCAGCACGCTGCTGGCCGGGGCGCTGCGCGAGGGCGCCGACCTTCTGGCCCGGCCCGCGGACATCCTTTTGGGCCTGCCGTTCAGCGGCTCGATCATGCTGATCCTGCTGGTGCACGAGCTGGGGCACTATTTCACCGCCCGCCGTCACGGCATGGACGTGAGCCTGCCCTATTTCATCCCCATGCCGCCGCCGTTCATTTTCGGGACCATGGGGGCGCTGATCAAGATGCGCTCGCCGATGTTCACCCGCAGGATGCTGCTGGACGTGGGCTCGGCGGGGCCGTTGGCCGGTTTCATTGTCAGCCTGCCGGTGGTGGTGCTGGGGCTGATGCATTCGAGCTGGGGCGCTCAGGGGAACGGGTTTTTCGAGCCGGGGCATTCGCTGCTGTTCGCGGGCCTGGCGCACCTGATCCTGGGCCCGCAGCCGACCGGGACCGTGCTGCAGATGTCATCGGTGGCGTTCGCCGGCTGGATCGGGTTCTTTGTCACGGCGATGAACCTGATCCCGGTGGGGCAATTAGACGGCGGGCATATCGGCTACGCCCTGTTCGGCCGGCTGCACAAGCGGATCGCCATCGCCTTTTTCCTGGGCATGCTGGCGTTAAGTTTCTTCTGGACGGGCTGGCTGTTCTGGAGCGTGCTGATATTCTTTCTGATCCGGGTGCAGCACCCGCCAGTGCTGGATGAGGAGGTGCCGCTGGACCGCGGGCGCAGGCTGATCGGCCTGACCTGTATCCTGATCCTCGCGCTCACTTTCATGCCGTCACCGATCCTGGACTGA
- a CDS encoding DUF1343 domain-containing protein encodes MSGVKAIACGADRLFAERSLHGRLRGKRVGVLVNQTAVTADYEFWPRALAARTGARLAVVFSPEHGLYAEKQDQAPCDSDPAGRFGAPVVSLYGQASESLRPAPALLAGLEAVLFDIQDIGSRYYTFSYSLAYLMEAAAEAGVEVIVLDRPNPLGGELIEGPPLEPGYESFVGRFAGLPVRHGLSVGELALWFHAAHGVGARPTVIRATGWSRALDAFEYVAPWIMPSPNMPTPATALVYPGMCLLEGTNLSEGRGTTRPFEIFGAPYLEEFALADSLNGLGLPGVRFRPQRFIPTFDKHRGELCSGAQLHVTDRAAFRPFLTGAAVVHTAKRLAPEGFAWRAGAYEFVAHIPAIDILSGSGRLRSLVEAGAAFDEVAAACGGPQEETTFREARRDCLLYS; translated from the coding sequence ATGAGTGGAGTGAAAGCAATCGCCTGCGGCGCGGACCGTCTGTTCGCCGAACGGTCGTTGCACGGAAGGTTGAGGGGAAAGCGGGTCGGGGTGCTGGTCAACCAGACCGCGGTGACAGCGGATTACGAGTTCTGGCCGCGTGCCCTGGCCGCGCGCACCGGGGCGCGCCTGGCGGTGGTGTTCTCGCCTGAGCACGGTCTGTACGCCGAGAAGCAGGACCAGGCCCCCTGCGACAGCGACCCGGCGGGGCGTTTCGGGGCGCCGGTGGTGAGCCTCTACGGACAGGCCAGCGAGTCCCTGCGTCCGGCCCCGGCTCTTCTTGCCGGGCTGGAGGCGGTGCTGTTCGACATCCAGGATATCGGAAGCCGCTACTACACGTTCAGCTACAGCCTGGCCTATCTGATGGAGGCGGCGGCCGAGGCAGGCGTGGAGGTAATCGTGCTGGACCGTCCCAACCCCCTGGGCGGCGAGTTGATCGAGGGCCCGCCGCTGGAGCCGGGCTACGAGTCCTTTGTCGGGCGGTTCGCCGGGCTGCCGGTGCGCCACGGCCTGAGCGTGGGCGAGCTGGCGCTCTGGTTCCATGCCGCGCACGGGGTGGGCGCACGGCCGACAGTGATCCGGGCGACGGGCTGGAGTCGCGCGCTGGACGCTTTCGAGTACGTGGCCCCCTGGATCATGCCCTCGCCCAACATGCCCACGCCAGCCACGGCCCTGGTCTACCCGGGCATGTGCCTTCTGGAGGGCACCAACCTGTCGGAGGGACGGGGCACCACGCGGCCGTTCGAAATCTTCGGTGCGCCGTATCTGGAGGAGTTCGCCCTGGCCGACAGCCTGAACGGCCTGGGCTTGCCGGGAGTGCGGTTCCGCCCGCAGCGGTTCATCCCCACGTTCGACAAGCACCGGGGCGAGCTTTGCTCCGGCGCGCAGCTTCACGTGACCGACCGCGCGGCGTTCCGTCCTTTCCTGACCGGGGCGGCGGTGGTCCACACCGCGAAGCGCCTGGCCCCGGAGGGTTTCGCCTGGCGGGCCGGGGCCTACGAGTTCGTCGCGCACATCCCGGCGATCGATATCCTGTCCGGTTCGGGCCGGCTGCGCTCCCTGGTGGAGGCTGGGGCCGCGTTCGATGAGGTGGCGGCGGCCTGCGGCGGCCCGCAGGAGGAGACCACTTTCCGCGAGGCGCGCCGGGATTGTCTTCTGTACAGTTGA